From one Ursus arctos isolate Adak ecotype North America unplaced genomic scaffold, UrsArc2.0 scaffold_26, whole genome shotgun sequence genomic stretch:
- the LOC125282285 gene encoding olfactory receptor 6C76, whose amino-acid sequence MFSKVKRYICSKAQMKNRTSVTDFILLGLTDNPEIQVVIFFFLFLTYVLSVTGNLTIIILTLLDSHLKTPMYFFLRNFSFLEISFTSVCNPRFLISILTGDKSISYNACAAQLFFFIFLGSTEFFLLACMSCDRYVAICKPLHYTSIMSNKICYQLVVSSWLAGFLVIFPALAMGLQLDFCDSNVIDHFTCDSAPLLQISCTDTSTLELMSFVLSVLTLMSTLTLVILSYSYILRTILKTPSAQQRKKAFSTCSSHMIVVSISYGSCIFMYVKPSAKEGVALTKGVAMLNTSVAPMLNPFIYTLRNQQVKQALKDVVRKILSSKTLL is encoded by the exons ATGTTTTCCAAAGTAAAAAGATATATCTGTAGCAAAGCAC aaatgaaaaatagaacatcAGTGACCGATTTCATCCTCCTGGGTCTGACTGATAATCCAGAAATACAGGttgtaattttcttcttcctatttctcacATATGTACTGAGTGTTACTGGAAATCTCACCATCATTATTCTTACCTTGCTGGATTCCCACCTGAAGACccccatgtattttttcctcagaaatttctccttcttagaaatttcatttacttctgtcTGTAATCCTAGATTTTTGATCAGCATCCTAACTGGAGACAAATCTATTTCCTACAATGCTTGTGCAGCTCagctatttttctttatctttcttggctcgacagaattttttcttctggCCTGTATGTCCTGTGATCGTTATGTGGCGATCTGCAAGCCTCTACATTATACAAGCATCATGAGTAACAAGATCTGCTACCAGCTTGTAGTCAGCTCTTGGCTGGCTGGTTTCTTGGTCATCTTCCCAGCACTGGCCATGGGCCTGCAGCTGGATTTCTGTGACTCCAATGTCATTGACCACTTCACCTGTGATTCTGCTCCTTTACTGCAAATCTCTTGCACAGACACAAGTACTCTAGAGCTCATGAGCTTTGTTTTATCTGTGCTTACTCTTATGTCCACTTTGACGTTAGTAATTCTCTCCTACTCTTACATCCTTAGAACAATTCTGAAAACCCCTTCagctcaacaaagaaaaaaggcctTCTCAACCTGCTCCTCCCATATGATAGTTGTTTCTATCTCTTATGGAAGCTGCATCTTCATGTATGTGAAACCATCGGCAAAGGAAGGGGTTGCTTTGACAAAAGGTGTAGCTATGCTCAACACCTCTGTTGCCCCTATGCTGAATCCATTTATTTACACTTTAAGAAATCAGCAGGTGAAACAAGCACTTAAGGATGTTGTGAGAAAGATACTTTCTTCAAAAACATTGCTCTGA
- the LOC113255874 gene encoding olfactory receptor 6C2: MRNYTAITTFILLGLTDDPQLQTLLFVFLLLTYILSATGNLTIITLTLVDSHLKTPMYFFLRNFAFLEVSFTTVSIPRFLYSMSTGDSTITYNACASQLFFIILFGATEFFLLAAMSYDRYVAICKPLHYMTIMNNRVCTLFVLCCWGSGLMIILPPLSLGLQLEFCDSNAIDHFACDAGPLLKISCSDTWVIEQMVIFAAVFGLVSTLLCVLLSYTYIIRTILRFPSVQQRKKAFSTCSSHMIVVSITYGSCIFIYIKPSAKEEVAINKGVSVLTTSVAPLLNPFIYTLRNKQVKQAFSDFIKKITFLPKNLKF; the protein is encoded by the coding sequence ATGAGAAACTACACAGCAATAACAACTTTTATCCTGCTGGGACTGACAGATGACCCACAACTGCAAACCCTGCTTTTTGTCTTCCTACTTCTCACCTATATCTTGAGTGCAACAGGGAACCTGACTATTATCACCCTCACATTGGTAGACTCCCATCTTAAAACTCCTATGTACTTTTTTCTCAGAAATTTCGCCTTCTTAGAAGTCTCATTCACCACCGTCTCTATTCCTAGATTCCTGTACAGTATGTCAACTGGGGATAGTACCATTACCTACAATGCTTGTGCaagtcaattattttttattattctctttggAGCAACAGAATTTTTCCTCCTGGCTGCCATGTCCTATGATCGCTATGTTGCCATCTGTAAACCCCTTCATTACATGACCATCATGAACAATAGGGTGTGCACCTTATTCGTCCTGTGCTGTTGGGGGTCTGGCTTGATGATCATTCTCCCACCCCTTAGCTTGGGCCTCCAGCTGGAATTCTGTGACTCCAATGCCATTGATCATTTTGCCTGTGACGCAGGTCCCCTCCTGAAGATCTCATGTTCAGATACGTGGGTAATAGAACAAATGGTTATCTTTGCGGCTGTATTTGGACTCGTTAGCACCCTACTGTGTGTACTTCTGTCCTACACATACATCATCAGGACAATTCTGAGATTCCCTTCtgttcaacaaagaaaaaaagccttttcTACCTGCTCGTCCCACATGATTGTGGTTTCCATCACCTATGGCAGCTGCATCTTCATCTATATCAAGCCATCAGCAAAAGAAGAGGTAGCCATAAATAAAGGTGTCTCGGTGCTCACTACTTCTGTTGCACCCCTGTTGAACCCCTTCATTTACACCTTGAGGAATAAGCAAGTGAAGCAAGCTTTTAGTGACTTCATAAAGAAGATAACATTTCTCCCAAAGAACCTGAAGTTTTGA
- the LOC113255944 gene encoding olfactory receptor 6C70-like: MKNHTKYIEFILLGLTDNPQLQSVIFLFLLLNYMLSMIGNVTIIALTLLDSHLKTPMYFFLRNFSFLEILFTSVCIPRFLITIVTREKAISYSGCIAQLFFYIFLGVTEFFLLAAMSYDRYVAICKPLHYTSIMSSRICHQIVLSSWATGFLVVFPPMILALNLDFCASNIDHFICDISPVLQLSCSDTHLLELIAFFSAVMIIIVSLLLVILSYSCIIKTILKVPSVQQKKKAFSTCSSHMIVVSITYGSCMFMYIKPSANQRVTSSKGVAVLNTSVAPMLNPFIYTLRNQLVKQAFRDVFSKIFSVSEK, translated from the coding sequence atgaagaaccaTACAAAATACATAGAGTTTATCCTTCTGGGACTGACAGATAATCCTCAGTTACAGAgtgtaattttcttatttttacttctaaattACATGCTGAGTATGATAGGAAACGTAACCATCATTGCCCTTACTCTACTGGATTCTCATCTCAAGACCCCAATGTATTTCTTCCtccgtaatttctctttcttggaaATTTTATTCACAAGTGTTTGCATCCCCAGATTCCTAATCACCATTGTAACCAGAGAAAAAGCCATTTCCTATAGTGGCTGTATAGCtcagttatttttttacatattcttgGGGGTTacagaatttttccttctggcagCTATGTCCTATGATCGTTACGTTGCCATCTGCAAACCTTTGCATTACACATCCATCATGAGCAGCAGAATTTGTCATCAGATTGTACTCAGTTCTTGGGCAACTGGATTCCTGGTCGTTTTCCCTCCAATGATTTTGGCTCTTAACCTGGATTTCTGTGCCTCAAATATTGATCATTTCATTTGTGACATTTCTCCTGTCCTGCAACTTTCTTGCTCAGACACACATTTACTAGAACTGATTGCTTTTTTCTCAGCTGTGATGATCATTATTGTCTCATTGTTATTAGTAATCCTTTCTTACTCTTGCATCATCAAAACTATTCTAAAAGTCCCTTCAgttcagcaaaagaaaaaagccttttcTACCTGCTCTTCTCACATGATTGTTGTATCCATCACTTATGGTAGTTGTATGTTCATGTACATAAAGCCATCTGCAAATCAAAGAGTCACTTCAAGCAAGGGAGTCGCTGTGCTCAATACTTCAGTTGCCCCTATGTTGAATCCATTCATTTATACTCTCAGAAACCAGCTAGTTAAACAAGCCTTCAGAGATGTATTTAGTAAGATATTTTCTGTTTCGGAGAAGTAA